A DNA window from Hordeum vulgare subsp. vulgare chromosome 1H, MorexV3_pseudomolecules_assembly, whole genome shotgun sequence contains the following coding sequences:
- the LOC123436412 gene encoding VQ motif-containing protein 9-like, producing MDRSSSGSNSGGGHNAHLGVNKLGRNIRKATPPPPPQQQGQPPRPPHPQPQVYNISKNQFRDIVQQLTAGTPSPPPPQHHAPRPPPPLQQQHQQQQHSKPASMRLQKIRPPPISTPVARPPPVHNHHQIPNPNHNPAFHRPPPPHHMPMPPSGPAWADSPVSAYMRILENSLFSATPPGAAAAAAAAAHAHAAAAAAAAGRGPPQHPYHPPPPPVPSPGILPSPTGFLNLLSPTPRSPYPLLSPGFQQPPPLTPNFPMLSPLPGTGILGPGPMPAPPSPGLWFPQSPSGLLSPSGFFPLLSPRWRDM from the coding sequence ATGGACCGCAGCAGCAGCGGCAGCAATAGCGGCGGCGGGCACAACGCGCACCTCGGCGTCAACAAGCTCGGCCGGAACATCCGCAAGGcgacgccgccgcctcctcctcagcagCAGGGCCAGCCGCCCCGCCCGCCGCACCCCCAGCCGCAGGTATACAACATCAGCAAGAACCAGTTCCGCGACATCGTCCAGCAGCTCACCGCCGGCACCCCTTCCCCTCCGCCGCCCCAGCACCACGCCCCccgcccaccgccgccgctccagcagcagcatcagcagcagcagcactccAAGCCCGCCTCCATGCGCCTCCAGAAGATCCGCCCGCCCCCCATATCCACCCCCGTCGCGCGGCCCCCTCCCGTCCACAACCACCACCAGATACCCAACCCTAACCACAACCCCGCCTTCCACCGCCCCCCGCCCCCGCACCACATGCCCATGCCCCCGTCGGGGCCCGCCTGGGCCGACTCGCCCGTCTCTGCCTACATGCGCATCCTCGAGAACTCCCTCTTCAGCGCCACTCCTCCCGGGGCTGCCGCCGCCGCGGCCGCTGCCGCTCATGCTCACGCCGcggctgcagcagcagctgccgGACGGGGCCCTCCGCAGCACCCTTATCACCCGCCCCCGCCGCCGGTGCCGTCTCCCGGGATACTCCCTTCGCCGACCGGATTTCTCAATTTGCTCTCGCCGACGCCCAGGTCGCCCTACCCGCTCCTCTCGCCGGGGTTCCAGCAACCCCCTCCGCTCACGCCAAACTTCCCCATGTTGTCACCGCTGCCAGGAACAGGTATCCTGGGGCCAGGGCCCATGCCGGCGCCGCCTTCGCCAGGGCTATGGTTCCCGCAGTCGCCGTCGGGGCTGCTCTCACCGTCCGGATTCTTTCCCTTGCTGAGCCCACGGTGGAGAGATATGTAG
- the LOC123436386 gene encoding WEB family protein At3g02930, chloroplastic-like isoform X1 yields the protein MLASKPNRASLPEPSNHKEPANSSSGSNYSRAHASAPRVSRLAKPAATAGSSKQAAEARAPSPLHNAARAAAAAPLDKSVDAAQKPSPGERRSNFKASPHRTSTTPDRQPRVAKASELQAQLNLVQEDLRNAREHLANIDRDRAQVHGDLVLTKTLADEAYQKLEESLAAQRRAEEALELERFKSVEREQASMELARRKEEEWQRKHADITKRHAQDVNSLAKATKELENAMGELAVTAQAKNSALSRADEAEKTTQGIAKRMEILMAEVTRLKSEMESREKGAEEIIDKLRSEATELRAELQRAMAFQEKLVRAEEVVEGLKIDIAYAKRAEMDADQSAQGWKNKAAALNDRLVAITSLNKSNEEALASLTKSFQEAQSQLLQLTEKAAASECEASQYKEGFLETNRRLDIVRKEASDLQAAIDSLRSEHELLNEAHRQVVSNEKAASSQISILGGDKVRLQQELDEAREEKNKAKKGVEDVAAALRQVSAEAREAKERVLAKQTELDHAQLQISELKTTTKNAGDKHQLMLHESNCLKEKVEMLESEAKNAKENYELILDESNHLKKTVERLGSEAKILQDDRVSKEVRFAEMLRRSEEEASYVRSEMSKLMESLAAAETELQKLKAEKTQLVHQLEEGSERTAMDAPSSSAKQSMVAESSHLKDLLSIKEKEVLALDHQLTELRLREVAALVKADEASKLMDALRSSAERSMVAESSHLKDLLSTKEKEVLALGHQVTELRLREADALAKADEASKLMDAASSSAAQSMVAESSHLKDLLSTKEKEVLALGHQVTELQLKEAAALAKADEASRMMDAASSSAEQSMVAESSHLKDLLSTKEKEVLALGDQVTELRLREAAALAKADETSKLLAEATARKAGEEEEDRSADKSNALLVKLEMDTMLQSQRAAENEAKDAKDNMAQLQSKLRLVESKITEANLTAEEEKISSLRLKETLTEKEEELQSIVRENDSLRTREAAARAKADELAAMLAEATAMKGGDQSAGRSPEKQPNVFRKMMCSPMDNVARGDHEARRNSDRIVQVLEEIKHVEVETVRQVKHEREVSVEANSMENSKIIEDDLCKGMMSNGVDTESSDDDDIDSQGEDGAADQMGGLLTHGPRSSFKQEHHSHKKKKALLRKFGSMLKKKAHFTKLNKHS from the exons ATGCTCGCATCCAAGCCCAA CAGGGCAAGTCTGCCTGAACCTTCCAACCACAAGGAACCAGCTAATTCCAGTTCCGGTTCCAACTACAGCAGGGCCCATGCTTCAGCACCTAGAGTGAGCAGGCTAGCCAAACCTGCTGCAACTGCaggatcaagcaagcaagcagcagaGGCCAGGGCGCCTTCCCCGTTACACAATGCTGCCCGTGCTGCCGCCGCCGCTCCGCTCGACAAGTCCGTCGATGCCGCCCAGAAGCCATCACCGGGAGAACGCCGATCGAACTTCAAGGCATCGCCGCACCGTACCTCTACTACTCCCGAC AGGCAGCCGAGGGTCGCCAAGGCGTCGGAGCTGCAGGCACAGCTGAACCTCGTCCAGGAGGACCTCAGGAACGCGAGGGAGCACCTGGCCAACATCGACAGGGACAGAGCCCAGGTCCATGGCGACCTGGTGCTCACCAAGACGCTGGCCGACGAGGCCTACCAGAAGCTCGAGGAATCCCTGGCCGCGCAGCGGCGAGCCGAAGAGGCGCTGGAGCTCGAGAGGTTCAAGTCCGTCGAGCGGGAGCAGGCGAGCATGGAGCTCGcccggaggaaggaggaggagtggCAGCGGAAGCACGCCGACATCACGAAGCGACATGCCCAAGACGTCAATTCCCTAGCTAAGGCGACCAAGGAGCTTGAGAATGCCATGGGTGAACTGGCGGTGACCGCCCAGGCCAAGAACTCGGCCCTCAGCCGTGCCGACGAGGCCGAGAAGACCACGCAGGGAATTGCAAAAAGGATGGAGATCCTGATGGCTGAGGTGACCCGGCTCAAGTCTGAGATGGAGAGCAGAGAAAAAGGAGCAGAAGAGATCATCGACAAGCTGCGGTCCGAAGCCACAGAGCTGCGAGCTGAGCTCCAGAGAGCAATGGCGTTTCAGGAGAAGCTGGTCAGAGCAGAAGAAGTGGTTGAGGGGCTCAAGATCGACATTGCGTACGCCAAGAGGGCAGAGATGGATGCAGACCAGTCGGCGCAAGGGTGGAAGAACAAGGCAGCGGCGCTGAACGATCGCCTAGTGGCGATCACGTCACTGAACAAATCCAATGAGGAGGCACTGGCGTCCCTGACAAAGAGTTTCCAGGAAGCACAGTCGCAGCTCCTCCAGCTGACAGAGAAGGCTGCGGCATCAGAGTGCGAAGCGAGCCAGTACAAGGAAGGATTCCTCGAGACCAACAGGCGTCTCGACATCGTGAGGAAGGAGGCATCGGACCTGCAGGCCGCCATTGACAGCCTGAGGTCTGAACACGAGCTACTGAATGAGGCACATCGGCAGGTTGTCAGCAACGAGAAGGCGGCCAGCTCGCAGATCAGCATCCTCGGTGGAGACAAGGTGAGGCTTCAGCAGGAGCTTGATGAGGCcagggaggagaagaacaaggccaAGAAAGGTGTCGAGGACGTAGCAGCTGCTCTACGTCAAGTGTCAGCAGAAGCAAGAGAAGCCAAGGAGAGGGTCCTGGCAAAGCAGACCGAGCTGGATCATGCACAGCTTCAGATATCCGAGCTGAAGACGACGACAAAGAATGCAGGAGACAAGCACCAATTGATGCTTCATGAATCCAACTGCCTGAAGGAAAAGGTTGAGATGCTGGAATCAGAGGCCAAGAATGCAAAAGAGAATTACGAGTTGATTCTTGATGAATCCAACCACCTCAAGAAAACAGTAGAGAGGTTGGGTTCAGAAGCCAAGATTTTACAGGATGATCGGGTGTCGAAGGAGGTCAGGTTTGCGGAAATGCTCAGgagatcagaggaggaggcaagcTATGTCAGGTCAGAAATGAGCAAGCTCATGGAGTCGCTTGCAGCTGCAGAGACGGAACTGCAGAAGCTCAAGGCAGAGAAAACACAGCTGGTTCATCAACTGGAAGAAGGATCTGAGCGTACCGCGATGGATGCCCCAAGCTCAAGTGCAAAACAATCAATGGTGGCCGAGAGCTCACACCTCAAGGATCTGCTGTCAATCAAGGAAAAGGAGGTGCTTGCTTTGGATCATCAACTCACTGAGCTGCGACTCAGAGAGGTGGCCGCTCTGGTGAAAGCCGACGAAGCCTCAAAACTGATGGATGCCCTAAGATCGAGTGCTGAACGATCAATGGTAGCCGAGAGCTCACACCTCAAGGATCTGCTGTCAACCAAGGAGAAGGAGGTGCTTGCTTTGGGTCATCAAGTCACTGAGCTGCGGCTCAGAGAGGCGGACGCTCTGGCGAAAGCTGACGAAGCATCAAAATTGATGGATGCCGCAAGCTCGAGTGCAGCACAATCAATGGTAGCCGAGAGCTCACACCTCAAGGACCTGCTGTCAACCAAGGAGAAGGAGGTGCTTGCTTTGGGTCATCAAGTCACTGAGCTACAGCTCAAAGAGGCGGCCGCTCTGGCGAAAGCCGACGAAGCCTCGAGAATGATGGATGCCGCAAGCTCAAGTGCAGAACAATCAATGGTAGCCGAGAGCTCACACCTCAAGGATCTGCTGTCAACCAAGGAGAAGGAGGTGCTTGCTTTGGGTGATCAAGTCACTGAGCTGCGGCTCAGAGAGGCGGCTGCTCTGGCAAAAGCCGACGAAACCTCGAAATTGCTGGCAGAGGCAACGGCGAGGAAAgccggcgaggaagaggaagataggagtgCCGACAAGTCCAACGCACTGCTCGTCAAGCTGGAGATGGACACCATGCTCCAATCACAGAGAGCCGCGGAGAACGAGGCGAAGGATGCCAAGGATAACATGGCGCAGCTGCAGAGCAAGCTGAGGCTGGTGGAGTCCAAGATCACTGAGGCCAACCTGACGGCGGAGGAAGAGAAGATCAGCAGCCTGAGGTTGAAGGAAACGCTgaccgagaaggaggaggagctccagaGCATCGTACGAGAGAACGATAGCCTGCGGACAAGGGAGGCGGCTGCACGAGCCAAGGCCGACGAGCTGGCTGCAATGCTCGCAGAGGCCACCGCCATGAAAGGAGGAGATCAGTCAGCTGGTCGGAGCCCGGAGAAGCAGCCAAATGTGTTCCGGAAGATGATGTGCTCACCGATGGACAATGTCGCGCGAGGCGATCATGAAGCTCGCAGGAACAGCGACAGGATCGTCCAAGTGCTCGAGGAGATCAAGCATGTCGAAGTGGAGACAGTCAGGCAGGTGAAACATGAAAGAGAGGTGTCAGTGGAGGCTAACTCCATGGAGAACAGCAAGATCATAGAAGATGACCTGTGCAAAGGGATGATGAGCAATGGCGTAGACACCGAGTCGAGCGACGACGATGACATCGATTCGCAAGGAGAAGACGGAGCTGCAGACCAAATGGGTGGCCTTCTGACGCATGGACCGAGATCATCTTTCAAGCAGGAGCATCACAGccataagaagaagaaggcatTGCTGAGGAAATTCGGGAGCATGCTGAAGAAGAAAGCTCACTTCACCAAGTTGAACAAACACTCCTAG
- the LOC123436386 gene encoding WEB family protein At3g02930, chloroplastic-like isoform X2, with translation MLASKPKASLPEPSNHKEPANSSSGSNYSRAHASAPRVSRLAKPAATAGSSKQAAEARAPSPLHNAARAAAAAPLDKSVDAAQKPSPGERRSNFKASPHRTSTTPDRQPRVAKASELQAQLNLVQEDLRNAREHLANIDRDRAQVHGDLVLTKTLADEAYQKLEESLAAQRRAEEALELERFKSVEREQASMELARRKEEEWQRKHADITKRHAQDVNSLAKATKELENAMGELAVTAQAKNSALSRADEAEKTTQGIAKRMEILMAEVTRLKSEMESREKGAEEIIDKLRSEATELRAELQRAMAFQEKLVRAEEVVEGLKIDIAYAKRAEMDADQSAQGWKNKAAALNDRLVAITSLNKSNEEALASLTKSFQEAQSQLLQLTEKAAASECEASQYKEGFLETNRRLDIVRKEASDLQAAIDSLRSEHELLNEAHRQVVSNEKAASSQISILGGDKVRLQQELDEAREEKNKAKKGVEDVAAALRQVSAEAREAKERVLAKQTELDHAQLQISELKTTTKNAGDKHQLMLHESNCLKEKVEMLESEAKNAKENYELILDESNHLKKTVERLGSEAKILQDDRVSKEVRFAEMLRRSEEEASYVRSEMSKLMESLAAAETELQKLKAEKTQLVHQLEEGSERTAMDAPSSSAKQSMVAESSHLKDLLSIKEKEVLALDHQLTELRLREVAALVKADEASKLMDALRSSAERSMVAESSHLKDLLSTKEKEVLALGHQVTELRLREADALAKADEASKLMDAASSSAAQSMVAESSHLKDLLSTKEKEVLALGHQVTELQLKEAAALAKADEASRMMDAASSSAEQSMVAESSHLKDLLSTKEKEVLALGDQVTELRLREAAALAKADETSKLLAEATARKAGEEEEDRSADKSNALLVKLEMDTMLQSQRAAENEAKDAKDNMAQLQSKLRLVESKITEANLTAEEEKISSLRLKETLTEKEEELQSIVRENDSLRTREAAARAKADELAAMLAEATAMKGGDQSAGRSPEKQPNVFRKMMCSPMDNVARGDHEARRNSDRIVQVLEEIKHVEVETVRQVKHEREVSVEANSMENSKIIEDDLCKGMMSNGVDTESSDDDDIDSQGEDGAADQMGGLLTHGPRSSFKQEHHSHKKKKALLRKFGSMLKKKAHFTKLNKHS, from the exons ATGCTCGCATCCAAGCCCAA GGCAAGTCTGCCTGAACCTTCCAACCACAAGGAACCAGCTAATTCCAGTTCCGGTTCCAACTACAGCAGGGCCCATGCTTCAGCACCTAGAGTGAGCAGGCTAGCCAAACCTGCTGCAACTGCaggatcaagcaagcaagcagcagaGGCCAGGGCGCCTTCCCCGTTACACAATGCTGCCCGTGCTGCCGCCGCCGCTCCGCTCGACAAGTCCGTCGATGCCGCCCAGAAGCCATCACCGGGAGAACGCCGATCGAACTTCAAGGCATCGCCGCACCGTACCTCTACTACTCCCGAC AGGCAGCCGAGGGTCGCCAAGGCGTCGGAGCTGCAGGCACAGCTGAACCTCGTCCAGGAGGACCTCAGGAACGCGAGGGAGCACCTGGCCAACATCGACAGGGACAGAGCCCAGGTCCATGGCGACCTGGTGCTCACCAAGACGCTGGCCGACGAGGCCTACCAGAAGCTCGAGGAATCCCTGGCCGCGCAGCGGCGAGCCGAAGAGGCGCTGGAGCTCGAGAGGTTCAAGTCCGTCGAGCGGGAGCAGGCGAGCATGGAGCTCGcccggaggaaggaggaggagtggCAGCGGAAGCACGCCGACATCACGAAGCGACATGCCCAAGACGTCAATTCCCTAGCTAAGGCGACCAAGGAGCTTGAGAATGCCATGGGTGAACTGGCGGTGACCGCCCAGGCCAAGAACTCGGCCCTCAGCCGTGCCGACGAGGCCGAGAAGACCACGCAGGGAATTGCAAAAAGGATGGAGATCCTGATGGCTGAGGTGACCCGGCTCAAGTCTGAGATGGAGAGCAGAGAAAAAGGAGCAGAAGAGATCATCGACAAGCTGCGGTCCGAAGCCACAGAGCTGCGAGCTGAGCTCCAGAGAGCAATGGCGTTTCAGGAGAAGCTGGTCAGAGCAGAAGAAGTGGTTGAGGGGCTCAAGATCGACATTGCGTACGCCAAGAGGGCAGAGATGGATGCAGACCAGTCGGCGCAAGGGTGGAAGAACAAGGCAGCGGCGCTGAACGATCGCCTAGTGGCGATCACGTCACTGAACAAATCCAATGAGGAGGCACTGGCGTCCCTGACAAAGAGTTTCCAGGAAGCACAGTCGCAGCTCCTCCAGCTGACAGAGAAGGCTGCGGCATCAGAGTGCGAAGCGAGCCAGTACAAGGAAGGATTCCTCGAGACCAACAGGCGTCTCGACATCGTGAGGAAGGAGGCATCGGACCTGCAGGCCGCCATTGACAGCCTGAGGTCTGAACACGAGCTACTGAATGAGGCACATCGGCAGGTTGTCAGCAACGAGAAGGCGGCCAGCTCGCAGATCAGCATCCTCGGTGGAGACAAGGTGAGGCTTCAGCAGGAGCTTGATGAGGCcagggaggagaagaacaaggccaAGAAAGGTGTCGAGGACGTAGCAGCTGCTCTACGTCAAGTGTCAGCAGAAGCAAGAGAAGCCAAGGAGAGGGTCCTGGCAAAGCAGACCGAGCTGGATCATGCACAGCTTCAGATATCCGAGCTGAAGACGACGACAAAGAATGCAGGAGACAAGCACCAATTGATGCTTCATGAATCCAACTGCCTGAAGGAAAAGGTTGAGATGCTGGAATCAGAGGCCAAGAATGCAAAAGAGAATTACGAGTTGATTCTTGATGAATCCAACCACCTCAAGAAAACAGTAGAGAGGTTGGGTTCAGAAGCCAAGATTTTACAGGATGATCGGGTGTCGAAGGAGGTCAGGTTTGCGGAAATGCTCAGgagatcagaggaggaggcaagcTATGTCAGGTCAGAAATGAGCAAGCTCATGGAGTCGCTTGCAGCTGCAGAGACGGAACTGCAGAAGCTCAAGGCAGAGAAAACACAGCTGGTTCATCAACTGGAAGAAGGATCTGAGCGTACCGCGATGGATGCCCCAAGCTCAAGTGCAAAACAATCAATGGTGGCCGAGAGCTCACACCTCAAGGATCTGCTGTCAATCAAGGAAAAGGAGGTGCTTGCTTTGGATCATCAACTCACTGAGCTGCGACTCAGAGAGGTGGCCGCTCTGGTGAAAGCCGACGAAGCCTCAAAACTGATGGATGCCCTAAGATCGAGTGCTGAACGATCAATGGTAGCCGAGAGCTCACACCTCAAGGATCTGCTGTCAACCAAGGAGAAGGAGGTGCTTGCTTTGGGTCATCAAGTCACTGAGCTGCGGCTCAGAGAGGCGGACGCTCTGGCGAAAGCTGACGAAGCATCAAAATTGATGGATGCCGCAAGCTCGAGTGCAGCACAATCAATGGTAGCCGAGAGCTCACACCTCAAGGACCTGCTGTCAACCAAGGAGAAGGAGGTGCTTGCTTTGGGTCATCAAGTCACTGAGCTACAGCTCAAAGAGGCGGCCGCTCTGGCGAAAGCCGACGAAGCCTCGAGAATGATGGATGCCGCAAGCTCAAGTGCAGAACAATCAATGGTAGCCGAGAGCTCACACCTCAAGGATCTGCTGTCAACCAAGGAGAAGGAGGTGCTTGCTTTGGGTGATCAAGTCACTGAGCTGCGGCTCAGAGAGGCGGCTGCTCTGGCAAAAGCCGACGAAACCTCGAAATTGCTGGCAGAGGCAACGGCGAGGAAAgccggcgaggaagaggaagataggagtgCCGACAAGTCCAACGCACTGCTCGTCAAGCTGGAGATGGACACCATGCTCCAATCACAGAGAGCCGCGGAGAACGAGGCGAAGGATGCCAAGGATAACATGGCGCAGCTGCAGAGCAAGCTGAGGCTGGTGGAGTCCAAGATCACTGAGGCCAACCTGACGGCGGAGGAAGAGAAGATCAGCAGCCTGAGGTTGAAGGAAACGCTgaccgagaaggaggaggagctccagaGCATCGTACGAGAGAACGATAGCCTGCGGACAAGGGAGGCGGCTGCACGAGCCAAGGCCGACGAGCTGGCTGCAATGCTCGCAGAGGCCACCGCCATGAAAGGAGGAGATCAGTCAGCTGGTCGGAGCCCGGAGAAGCAGCCAAATGTGTTCCGGAAGATGATGTGCTCACCGATGGACAATGTCGCGCGAGGCGATCATGAAGCTCGCAGGAACAGCGACAGGATCGTCCAAGTGCTCGAGGAGATCAAGCATGTCGAAGTGGAGACAGTCAGGCAGGTGAAACATGAAAGAGAGGTGTCAGTGGAGGCTAACTCCATGGAGAACAGCAAGATCATAGAAGATGACCTGTGCAAAGGGATGATGAGCAATGGCGTAGACACCGAGTCGAGCGACGACGATGACATCGATTCGCAAGGAGAAGACGGAGCTGCAGACCAAATGGGTGGCCTTCTGACGCATGGACCGAGATCATCTTTCAAGCAGGAGCATCACAGccataagaagaagaaggcatTGCTGAGGAAATTCGGGAGCATGCTGAAGAAGAAAGCTCACTTCACCAAGTTGAACAAACACTCCTAG